The Clostridium chauvoei genome has a window encoding:
- a CDS encoding bifunctional adenosylcobinamide kinase/adenosylcobinamide-phosphate guanylyltransferase: protein MILVFGGAYSGKMSWVKKEFNINNEDICNCSDTNIDFSKKVIYNLHKFTYYATINSINPINILEDNKELLKDKIIICDEISSGIVPLKKEEREWRENTGKCLQYLSENSSKVYRIFCGIETVIKDV from the coding sequence ATGATATTAGTTTTTGGAGGAGCCTATAGTGGAAAGATGAGTTGGGTTAAAAAAGAATTTAATATAAATAATGAAGATATATGTAACTGTAGTGATACTAATATAGATTTTTCAAAGAAGGTTATATATAACTTACATAAGTTTACATATTATGCAACTATAAATTCTATAAATCCAATTAATATTTTAGAAGACAATAAAGAGCTTTTAAAAGATAAAATAATTATATGTGATGAAATTTCCTCAGGAATAGTTCCTTTAAAAAAAGAAGAAAGGGAATGGCGAGAAAATACAGGTAAATGTCTTCAATATTTAAGTGAAAATTCATCTAAGGTATATAGAATATTTTGTGGAATAGAAACGGTGATTAAAGATGTATAA
- the cobD gene encoding threonine-phosphate decarboxylase CobD, which yields MTKSIHGGNTAEISRKYGINESNLVDFSANINPLGLSKEVKKAMINAIDKVEKYPDITYYNLINSISCYEGIDRKKLFLGNGAAEVIFNVVRGLKPKKVLIPAPTFGEYEEATLSINGKVEYYHLNEINNFELDEELLNKLEGIDMLFICNPNNPTGVLTSCEYIEKIAKKALKTNTVVVVDESFLDFLEDDSNYSCINILDKYENLIIIKSLTKFFSMPGIRIGYGISSNRSIREKINKVTIAWSVNIVAAESIIVALKENGYIEESKDFIKEEQEYLYNSLKLFKDLKVFKPSVNFIMFKVLIDIDLKDILIQEGILIRSCDNYEGLDNSYYRVAVRTRKENDILIDKLKAVF from the coding sequence ATGACTAAATCTATTCATGGAGGAAATACAGCAGAAATTTCAAGAAAGTATGGAATAAATGAAAGTAATTTAGTTGATTTTTCAGCTAATATTAATCCTCTTGGTTTAAGTAAAGAAGTAAAAAAGGCAATGATTAATGCAATTGATAAAGTAGAAAAATATCCTGATATAACTTACTACAATTTAATAAATTCCATAAGCTGCTATGAAGGAATAGATAGAAAAAAACTATTTTTAGGTAATGGAGCAGCTGAAGTAATCTTTAATGTAGTAAGAGGATTAAAACCTAAAAAGGTATTGATTCCAGCGCCTACCTTTGGAGAATATGAAGAAGCTACTTTAAGTATTAATGGAAAAGTAGAATATTATCATTTAAATGAAATAAATAACTTTGAATTAGATGAAGAGTTATTAAATAAATTAGAAGGAATAGATATGCTTTTTATATGTAATCCTAATAATCCTACAGGAGTTTTAACAAGTTGTGAATATATAGAGAAAATAGCAAAGAAAGCTTTAAAGACCAATACAGTTGTAGTTGTAGATGAATCATTTTTAGACTTTTTAGAAGATGATAGTAATTATAGTTGTATTAATATTTTGGATAAGTATGAAAATCTAATTATAATAAAATCTTTAACTAAATTTTTTTCTATGCCGGGAATAAGAATAGGTTACGGGATATCTAGTAATAGAAGTATAAGAGAGAAAATAAATAAGGTTACAATAGCTTGGAGTGTAAATATAGTTGCAGCAGAAAGTATTATAGTGGCTTTAAAAGAAAATGGATATATAGAAGAAAGCAAAGATTTTATTAAAGAAGAACAAGAATATCTGTATAATAGTTTAAAATTATTTAAAGACTTAAAGGTTTTTAAACCTTCTGTTAATTTTATAATGTTTAAGGTTTTAATAGATATTGATCTTAAAGATATTTTGATACAAGAAGGGATTCTAATAAGAAGTTGTGATAATTATGAAGGATTAGATAATTCGTATTATAGAGTAGCAGTTAGAACAAGAAAAGAAAATGATATATTAATAGATAAGTTGAAGGCAGTATTTTGA
- a CDS encoding cob(I)yrinic acid a,c-diamide adenosyltransferase: MELGLIHIYCGNGKGKTTAAMGLGVRACGRGYKVLLTQFLKDNDTGELNSIAKLDNFDVLFGVPMKRFFNYLSEEDKREVIKEHRKRFEMVTKKAIEEKYDLLIMDEIMAALNYEILEIDRVIEFLENKPENLEVVLTGRNPDKRLVDLAHYVSEINPIKHPFEQHKISARVGIEK; this comes from the coding sequence ATGGAATTAGGACTTATTCATATATATTGTGGAAATGGAAAAGGAAAAACAACAGCAGCAATGGGATTAGGAGTTAGAGCTTGTGGTAGAGGGTATAAGGTGCTTTTAACTCAGTTTTTAAAAGATAATGATACAGGTGAACTAAATTCAATAGCTAAGTTAGATAACTTTGATGTATTATTTGGTGTACCTATGAAAAGATTTTTTAACTATTTAAGTGAAGAAGATAAGAGAGAAGTTATTAAAGAACATAGAAAAAGATTTGAGATGGTTACTAAAAAGGCTATAGAAGAAAAATATGATTTATTAATTATGGATGAAATCATGGCTGCTTTAAATTATGAAATTTTAGAAATAGATAGAGTTATAGAATTTTTAGAAAATAAACCTGAAAATTTAGAAGTAGTATTAACAGGAAGGAATCCAGATAAGAGGTTAGTTGATTTAGCTCATTATGTTTCTGAGATTAATCCAATTAAACATCCCTTTGAGCAACATAAAATATCTGCAAGAGTAGGGATAGAAAAATGA
- a CDS encoding GNAT family N-acetyltransferase, with translation MRGIAIEAINEIIQYSFNDEHISSIVYSHFINNIQSKKVIEKSGFKDKLTTDNKIYYYLNNGGNYKK, from the coding sequence GTGAGAGGTATAGCAATAGAAGCTATAAACGAAATCATTCAGTATTCATTTAATGATGAACATATTAGCTCTATTGTTTATTCTCACTTTATTAACAATATACAATCTAAAAAAGTAATTGAGAAAAGTGGGTTCAAGGATAAACTAACCACTGATAATAAAATTTACTATTATTTAAATAATGGAGGTAATTATAAAAAATAG
- a CDS encoding bifunctional adenosylcobinamide kinase/adenosylcobinamide-phosphate guanylyltransferase — MIFLIIGGAKSGKSMYGQNLAKALESNKGRLYYIATMNPYDLEDLKRIENHLKDRERYGFETIEKQRNIEEISTNINKEDTLFIDSITSLVTNEMFIKDKFIELVSNKIVKGLKDTVSKSKNTIIVSDYVFSDSIIYDSYTEAFRKELGYTNKEIAQLSDVVVECSYGNIIVHKGKDILKEIV, encoded by the coding sequence ATGATTTTCTTAATAATTGGGGGAGCTAAGAGTGGTAAATCTATGTATGGTCAAAATTTAGCTAAAGCTCTAGAAAGTAATAAAGGAAGATTATATTATATTGCTACAATGAATCCATATGATTTAGAAGATTTAAAAAGGATAGAAAATCATTTGAAAGACAGAGAGAGATATGGTTTTGAAACTATAGAAAAGCAAAGAAATATAGAAGAAATTTCAACAAATATAAATAAAGAAGATACTTTATTTATAGATAGCATAACTTCTCTTGTAACAAATGAAATGTTTATTAAAGATAAATTTATAGAACTTGTATCTAATAAAATAGTAAAAGGATTAAAAGACACAGTATCTAAAAGTAAAAATACAATAATAGTTTCAGATTATGTTTTTAGTGATAGTATAATTTATGATTCTTATACAGAGGCCTTCAGAAAAGAGTTAGGATATACAAATAAAGAAATAGCACAACTAAGTGATGTTGTAGTAGAGTGCTCTTATGGAAATATAATAGTTCATAAAGGAAAAGATATATTAAAGGAGATCGTATGA
- the cbiB gene encoding adenosylcobinamide-phosphate synthase CbiB: MIDLTIGFILDLIIGDPENPIHPVRIMGSLCKVLENFFRNVMKKSLKLGGFITWIIVVLVVYFVSHDILKVAMEINNILSIILSSILIYFCISTKGLKIEGLKVASYLIKDDIEGARKQLSYIVGRDTKSLDKEGITRAVVETIAENMSDGVIAPLFYVGIGGAPLAMAYKAVNTMDSMFGYKNEKYKDFGFFPAKLDDVFNYIPARLTGIFTIIIAFILKLNWRNSFKIYNRDKNNHTSPNSAHPEAAVAGALGVRLGGANYYFGKLVEKPTIGDNLKEVVLEDIYITNKILYGVAILGYILAILIMLIWRLL, translated from the coding sequence ATGATAGATTTAACTATAGGGTTTATATTAGATTTAATAATAGGAGATCCTGAAAATCCAATACATCCAGTTAGAATTATGGGAAGTCTTTGCAAAGTGTTAGAAAATTTTTTCAGAAATGTTATGAAGAAGTCCTTAAAATTAGGAGGATTTATAACGTGGATTATTGTGGTTTTGGTGGTATATTTTGTTAGTCATGACATATTAAAAGTAGCTATGGAAATTAATAATATATTATCAATAATTTTAAGTAGTATATTGATTTATTTTTGTATTTCAACTAAAGGATTGAAGATAGAAGGATTAAAGGTAGCAAGTTATTTAATAAAAGATGATATAGAAGGTGCGAGAAAACAATTATCATATATAGTAGGAAGAGATACAAAAAGCTTAGATAAAGAAGGCATAACAAGAGCAGTGGTAGAAACTATAGCCGAAAATATGTCTGATGGAGTAATAGCGCCATTATTTTATGTAGGAATAGGAGGGGCACCTCTAGCTATGGCATATAAGGCAGTAAATACCATGGATTCTATGTTTGGATACAAAAATGAAAAATATAAGGATTTTGGATTCTTTCCAGCTAAGCTAGATGATGTATTTAATTATATACCAGCAAGACTTACAGGGATATTTACTATAATAATAGCATTTATTTTAAAATTAAATTGGAGAAATAGTTTTAAGATTTATAATAGAGATAAAAATAATCATACAAGTCCAAATAGTGCTCATCCAGAAGCAGCTGTAGCAGGTGCATTGGGGGTAAGACTTGGAGGAGCAAACTATTATTTTGGTAAATTAGTAGAAAAACCTACCATTGGGGATAATTTAAAAGAAGTAGTTTTAGAAGATATATATATAACAAATAAAATTCTTTATGGAGTAGCTATTTTAGGATATATTTTAGCTATTTTAATAATGTTAATTTGGAGGCTTTTATAA
- a CDS encoding histidine phosphatase family protein, translated as MYKLELYLIRHGKTICNENRLYCGTSNPSLSYGGKDELIGLKKDIKYPICNKYFTSGAKRANETFEILYPNIKYEILTGFSEYNFGDFEMKSYEVLKEKKEYINWITDEIGEVSCPNGESKREYRNRVKNEFIDFIKRCEIENIESSLIVSHGGTIGTILELFYNKNKNFYEWQPKCGNGYKLIITIDEKINIDKVEEVK; from the coding sequence ATGTATAAATTAGAGCTCTATCTTATAAGACATGGAAAAACTATTTGTAATGAAAATAGATTATATTGTGGGACAAGTAATCCATCATTAAGTTATGGAGGGAAAGATGAATTAATAGGTCTAAAAAAAGATATAAAATATCCTATTTGTAATAAATATTTTACAAGTGGAGCTAAACGAGCCAATGAAACCTTTGAAATTTTATATCCTAATATAAAATATGAAATTTTAACAGGATTTTCAGAATATAATTTTGGTGATTTTGAAATGAAGTCCTACGAAGTTTTAAAAGAGAAAAAAGAGTATATAAATTGGATAACAGATGAAATAGGTGAAGTTAGTTGTCCCAATGGAGAATCTAAAAGAGAATATAGAAATAGAGTTAAAAATGAATTTATAGATTTTATAAAAAGGTGTGAAATAGAAAATATAGAATCATCATTAATAGTATCACATGGAGGGACTATAGGAACTATATTAGAATTATTTTACAATAAAAATAAGAACTTTTATGAATGGCAGCCTAAATGTGGCAATGGATATAAATTGATTATTACGATAGATGAGAAAATAAATATAGATAAAGTAGAAGAAGTAAAGTAG
- a CDS encoding adenosylcobinamide-GDP ribazoletransferase — protein MKKYFKGFLMAVSMFTVIPLPYYEWDDEGARNILKFYPIVGLIVGLIWYLIYIGMIFLGASTILITAITMVAPFIITGMLHLDGYMDVCDALFSRREMKEKVRILKDPNTGAFAVISLAILFIVQFSAVYTIVDKQIGIISLVFIPIVSRSTMSLLLLTKESMKESSLGSYFKKGTGKFDRVLQIIILIIMILVFYRCLNIKGVIIPISMVILGITVVNNSSKQLGGMSGDSAGFGLVISELVGILLLAFI, from the coding sequence ATGAAAAAATATTTTAAGGGATTTTTAATGGCTGTTAGTATGTTTACAGTTATTCCATTACCTTATTATGAATGGGATGATGAGGGGGCAAGGAACATACTAAAGTTTTATCCTATAGTAGGGTTAATAGTAGGACTAATATGGTATTTAATATATATAGGAATGATATTTTTAGGAGCATCTACAATATTAATTACAGCTATAACAATGGTAGCTCCATTTATAATTACAGGAATGTTACATTTAGATGGATACATGGATGTTTGTGATGCACTTTTTTCCAGAAGAGAAATGAAGGAAAAGGTTAGAATATTAAAAGATCCCAATACAGGTGCTTTTGCAGTAATTTCTTTAGCTATATTGTTTATAGTTCAGTTTTCAGCTGTTTATACAATTGTAGATAAACAAATAGGTATAATATCATTAGTATTTATTCCTATAGTATCAAGAAGTACTATGTCACTACTATTATTAACAAAAGAGTCTATGAAAGAAAGTTCATTAGGTTCATATTTTAAAAAGGGAACTGGGAAATTTGATAGGGTATTACAAATAATAATTTTAATAATAATGATTTTAGTGTTTTATAGATGCTTAAATATAAAAGGAGTAATAATTCCTATTTCAATGGTTATTTTAGGAATTACTGTAGTAAACAATAGTTCAAAGCAATTAGGTGGAATGTCTGGAGATAGTGCTGGGTTTGGTCTTGTAATTTCAGAGTTAGTTGGAATATTATTATTAGCATTTATATAG
- the cobT gene encoding nicotinate-nucleotide--dimethylbenzimidazole phosphoribosyltransferase, with the protein MNSRNKLMNFINEIEPLDEKIMKEARVRVDSLAKPLGSLGKLEDIAIKLSGITGKLKNSINKKCIIVLSSDNGVVEEGVASAPQYVTLAQTINFTKGLTGVAVLAKENNTDLIVVDVGVNTDEKIYGAINRKIRKGTNNIAKEAAMSYEECINAINVGIEMVEKAYAKGYDILGVGEMGIGNTTTSSAVLIALTGCEVKEAVGKGAGVTKEAFEKKKRVVKKALDINKPNKDNPIDVLSKVGGFDIAAMTGVFIGAAHYKIPVVIDGFISSVAALSAVRLNPLIREYLIPSHLSKEIGYNIAMKELNLDSMINLDMRLGEGSGCPIAFSIVQYSCAMMNNMATFEEAKINPSYLETVRSKDSYIVEIKED; encoded by the coding sequence ATGAATAGTAGAAATAAATTAATGAATTTTATAAATGAAATAGAACCTTTAGATGAAAAAATCATGAAAGAAGCTAGAGTAAGAGTGGATTCTTTAGCTAAACCATTAGGAAGTCTTGGAAAGCTAGAAGATATAGCAATAAAACTTTCTGGTATTACTGGTAAGTTAAAAAATAGTATAAATAAAAAATGTATTATTGTATTATCGTCTGATAATGGCGTAGTAGAAGAAGGGGTAGCTTCAGCACCTCAATATGTTACGTTAGCACAAACTATTAATTTTACTAAGGGATTAACTGGAGTGGCTGTTCTTGCAAAGGAAAATAATACTGATTTAATTGTAGTAGATGTAGGTGTTAATACAGACGAAAAAATTTATGGTGCAATAAATAGAAAAATAAGAAAAGGCACAAACAATATAGCTAAAGAAGCTGCTATGAGTTATGAAGAGTGTATTAATGCAATAAATGTGGGTATCGAGATGGTGGAAAAAGCATATGCTAAAGGCTATGATATTTTAGGTGTAGGAGAAATGGGAATAGGAAACACCACAACAAGTAGTGCTGTATTAATTGCGTTAACAGGCTGTGAAGTTAAGGAAGCTGTAGGAAAAGGAGCTGGAGTAACTAAGGAAGCTTTTGAGAAAAAAAAGCGTGTAGTAAAAAAAGCTTTAGATATAAATAAACCTAATAAAGATAATCCAATAGATGTATTATCAAAGGTTGGAGGTTTTGATATAGCTGCAATGACAGGTGTGTTTATAGGAGCAGCACATTACAAAATACCAGTTGTTATAGATGGATTTATATCTTCTGTTGCAGCTTTATCAGCGGTAAGGTTAAATCCTTTAATAAGAGAATATTTGATTCCGTCTCATTTATCTAAGGAAATTGGATATAATATTGCTATGAAGGAGTTAAATTTAGATTCAATGATTAATTTGGATATGAGATTAGGCGAAGGAAGTGGTTGTCCTATAGCATTTTCAATAGTTCAGTATTCATGTGCAATGATGAATAATATGGCAACTTTTGAAGAGGCAAAAATAAACCCAAGTTATCTAGAAACGGTAAGAAGTAAAGATAGTTATATAGTAGAAATTAAGGAGGATTAA